In a genomic window of Magnolia sinica isolate HGM2019 chromosome 14, MsV1, whole genome shotgun sequence:
- the LOC131226234 gene encoding alpha carbonic anhydrase 7-like isoform X1 produces MKNPSTHFIFFCAFLFLLTFHSVPTTSHEVEDEREFDYVKGSGKGPENWGDIHEEWAMCKNGDMQSPIDLLHERVQLVSHLGRLRRRYKPSNATLKNRGHDIMMEWVNGAGSIYVNGTEYVLKQCHWHSPSEHTINGKSYDLEVHMVHESSNGQIAVVGIVYKIGRPDSFLSELMGYIKSVADMHEMERNVGVVNPKHLKMGSRKYYRYIGSLTTPPCTQGVVWTVVKKVRTVSREQVRLLRMAVNDNAEMNARPTQPINEREIHLYTPRLRYIDGVHY; encoded by the exons ATGAAGAACCCAAGCACccatttcatcttcttttgtgCTTTCCTTTTCCTACTTACCTTTCATTCAGTCCCAACAACATCACATGAAGTTG AGGATGAGAGGGAGTTTGATTATGTAAAAGGGAGTGGTAAGGGGCCTGAAAATTGGGGAGATATACATGAGGAATGGGCGATGTGTAAGAATGGAGATATGCAATCTCCAATCGATTTGTTGCATGAAAGAGTACAATTAGTGTCCCATTTAGGGAGATTAAGAAGGCGTTACAAGCCATCCAATGCAACGCTCAAGAATAGGGGACATGATATAATG ATGGAATGGGTTAATGGGGCAGGATCAATTTACGTCAATGGAACTGAATATGTATTAAAACAGTGCCACTGGCACTCTCCTTCAGAACACACCATCAATGGCAAGAG CTATGATCTAGAGGTGCACATGGTTCATGAGAGCTCTAATGGACAAATAGCTGTGGTTGGAATCGTGTATAAAATTGGCCGACCGGACTCATTTCTCTCAGAG CTGATGGGATATATAAAATCTGTTGCGGATATGCATGAAATGGAGAGAAACGTGGGAGTGGTTAATCCAAAGCATTTAAAGATGGGAAGTAGGAAGTATTACAGATACATAGGATCTCTCACTACCCCTCCCTGTACACAAGGCGTAGTTTGGACAGTGGTTAAAAAG gtgaggACTGTTTCCAGAGAGCAAGTGAGGTTACTAAGGATGGCGGTCAACGAT AATGCAGAGATGAACGCAAGACCAACGCAACCAATCAATGAAAGGGAAATTCACCTCTACACTCCAAGGCTTCGCTACATTGACGGCGTACATTATTGA
- the LOC131226234 gene encoding alpha carbonic anhydrase 7-like isoform X3, whose translation MKNPSTHFIFFCAFLFLLTFHSVPTTSHEVEDEREFDYVKGSGKGPENWGDIHEEWAMCKNGDMQSPIDLLHERVQLVSHLGRLRRRYKPSNATLKNRGHDIMMEWVNGAGSIYVNGTEYVLKQCHWHSPSEHTINGKSYDLEVHMVHESSNGQIAVVGIVYKIGRPDSFLSELMGYIKSVADMHEMERNVGVVNPKHLKMGSRKYYRYIGSLTTPPCTQGVVWTVVKKVRTVSREQVRLLRMAVNDNAEMNARPTLPINEREIHLYTPRLR comes from the exons ATGAAGAACCCAAGCACccatttcatcttcttttgtgCTTTCCTTTTCCTACTTACCTTTCATTCAGTCCCAACAACATCACATGAAGTTG AGGATGAGAGGGAGTTTGATTATGTAAAAGGGAGTGGTAAGGGGCCTGAAAATTGGGGAGATATACATGAGGAATGGGCGATGTGTAAGAATGGAGATATGCAATCTCCAATCGATTTGTTGCATGAAAGAGTACAATTAGTGTCCCATTTAGGGAGATTAAGAAGGCGTTACAAGCCATCCAATGCAACGCTCAAGAATAGGGGACATGATATAATG ATGGAATGGGTTAATGGGGCAGGATCAATTTACGTCAATGGAACTGAATATGTATTAAAACAGTGCCACTGGCACTCTCCTTCAGAACACACCATCAATGGCAAGAG CTATGATCTAGAGGTGCACATGGTTCATGAGAGCTCTAATGGACAAATAGCTGTGGTTGGAATCGTGTATAAAATTGGCCGACCGGACTCATTTCTCTCAGAG CTGATGGGATATATAAAATCTGTTGCGGATATGCATGAAATGGAGAGAAACGTGGGAGTGGTTAATCCAAAGCATTTAAAGATGGGAAGTAGGAAGTATTACAGATACATAGGATCTCTCACTACCCCTCCCTGTACACAAGGCGTAGTTTGGACAGTGGTTAAAAAG gtgaggACTGTTTCCAGAGAGCAAGTGAGGTTACTAAGGATGGCGGTCAACGAT